From Streptomyces sp. NBC_00289, the proteins below share one genomic window:
- a CDS encoding WD40 repeat domain-containing protein, which yields MVLADSGRVLPLLDRTAGRDSQLMAAVYRTSVARWRTATPALRRQALALDAARFGARDLAERITAVNVAGAPGEQWRVGWATGSLVDSRFLYSIDGCQGGIRGVATVTLGSRIVALCGSNDGTLRWWDLATGSQIGECFVSHGVALTAVSAAVVNDRPLAVTGVADGTVHLWDLATDQQVGKPLTGHNGTVRCAETVIVDCCALAVTGGADGTVRVWDLAVGQQVGKPLTGHNSEVTTVATAVVGGWPVAITGGSDGTVLRWDLVAGQQTGAPLMGPTGMPTVVATAKLNAKPVAVGFTGNFVTGDALRVWDLRESEQTGQFLTSQDSNPMHAVTTTAFDGGLTVVAVDWSGGWVQIRNLATGQQTGRPLSGHIDTVWSIATAAVDNHCFVVTGGENGTVRVWDLAAPRLLSQPRVGHTSPVHTISTGVANGTQIAVTVSGSDAKTVLAWELASGRQIGTTSIDNITERPERDVAELGIPLVMITEVGKCVTVRNLVTGHQVGAPLIGHTGRVRAVTTGVLNSEPIAITGGEDRSVRVWDLSSGRQMGAPLVGHTGWVCTVASTVLDGIPIAVTGSRDRSVRVWDLTSRQQIGQPLTGPTSTVCAVATGIVDGRPTVVAGREDGTVQAWDLVTRTRLGTDLTFPYPITSLAIASGGELVVGFDREVAVFTHQ from the coding sequence ATGGTGCTTGCCGACTCCGGGCGGGTGCTTCCTTTGCTGGACAGGACTGCCGGTCGGGATTCACAGTTGATGGCTGCGGTGTATCGAACGTCAGTGGCTCGATGGCGGACCGCAACACCTGCGTTGCGTCGGCAAGCGCTGGCGCTGGACGCGGCACGCTTCGGGGCTCGTGATCTGGCCGAGCGGATCACCGCAGTGAATGTGGCAGGAGCGCCCGGGGAGCAATGGCGAGTGGGCTGGGCGACAGGCTCGCTGGTCGACTCTCGGTTCCTGTATTCCATCGATGGCTGCCAGGGTGGGATTCGCGGCGTGGCGACGGTGACGCTAGGCAGTAGAATCGTCGCTTTGTGCGGAAGCAATGACGGAACTCTTCGGTGGTGGGACCTCGCTACCGGCTCTCAGATCGGTGAGTGCTTCGTCAGTCATGGCGTAGCACTGACTGCGGTGTCAGCAGCCGTTGTCAATGACCGGCCGCTCGCCGTCACCGGTGTTGCCGACGGCACGGTCCACCTGTGGGACCTGGCCACCGACCAGCAAGTCGGGAAACCTCTCACTGGCCACAACGGGACCGTCCGGTGTGCGGAGACTGTCATCGTTGACTGTTGTGCGCTCGCCGTCACCGGTGGTGCCGATGGCACGGTCCGCGTGTGGGACCTGGCCGTCGGCCAGCAAGTCGGGAAACCTCTCACCGGCCACAACTCTGAAGTGACTACGGTCGCCACAGCCGTGGTGGGTGGCTGGCCCGTCGCCATCACCGGCGGCTCGGATGGAACAGTTTTACGGTGGGATTTGGTGGCGGGGCAGCAGACCGGAGCGCCCTTGATGGGTCCTACTGGCATGCCTACGGTAGTAGCGACAGCAAAGTTGAACGCCAAGCCCGTCGCCGTCGGCTTTACCGGAAACTTCGTCACCGGGGATGCCCTCCGCGTGTGGGATCTACGGGAATCCGAACAAACAGGCCAATTCCTTACCAGCCAGGACAGTAATCCGATGCATGCAGTGACCACTACTGCATTTGACGGCGGGCTTACGGTCGTGGCCGTGGACTGGTCAGGCGGCTGGGTGCAGATCCGGAATCTGGCCACCGGCCAGCAAACTGGCAGGCCCCTGTCCGGACACATAGATACCGTGTGGTCAATCGCTACGGCCGCGGTGGACAACCATTGCTTCGTCGTCACGGGAGGGGAGAACGGGACGGTGCGCGTGTGGGACCTGGCTGCCCCGCGTCTGCTCAGCCAGCCGCGCGTCGGCCACACCAGTCCTGTGCACACAATCAGCACGGGGGTTGCCAACGGTACACAGATTGCCGTCACCGTCTCCGGATCCGATGCCAAGACCGTACTGGCCTGGGAACTCGCTTCCGGCCGGCAGATCGGCACTACCAGCATTGACAACATCACTGAGAGGCCGGAACGGGATGTGGCCGAGCTGGGCATCCCCCTTGTCATGATCACAGAAGTAGGCAAATGCGTTACTGTACGTAATCTGGTCACTGGACATCAGGTTGGAGCACCGCTCATCGGACACACGGGCAGAGTGCGTGCCGTGACCACAGGGGTGCTGAACAGTGAGCCCATCGCCATTACGGGCGGCGAAGACCGATCGGTGCGAGTGTGGGATTTGTCCAGCGGACGGCAGATGGGCGCACCGCTGGTCGGACACACCGGCTGGGTGTGCACGGTGGCGTCCACGGTGCTGGATGGCATACCCATTGCCGTTACAGGAAGCAGGGACCGGTCGGTGCGGGTGTGGGATCTGACCAGTAGGCAGCAGATTGGTCAGCCGCTCACGGGGCCAACCTCAACTGTCTGCGCGGTGGCCACCGGCATTGTGGATGGCAGACCTACGGTTGTTGCCGGCCGCGAAGACGGGACAGTGCAGGCATGGGATCTCGTTACCCGTACACGGCTCGGCACCGATTTGACTTTCCCCTATCCAATAACGAGCCTGGCGATCGCATCCGGAGGTGAACTAGTCGTCGGCTTCGACCGAGAAGTTGCCGTTTTTACTCACCAGTGA